The Aedes albopictus strain Foshan chromosome 2, AalbF5, whole genome shotgun sequence region CGGCCGGTGCTGCAGCGCCTCGTGCTCCTCTTGTTAAACCTCCTGCTATCTGTTCGCTGGTGGGTACACCAGCTTCTCGTATAGGCGATCTCGCCAGTCCTGTTCGCGCGGACGGGTTCGACGCCGTTCCCTCTGCAtctccactctcgatcacattgttgatgttgttgttcaTTTTAGTGGTCATTTCTGTTGGGTCCCTCCtagagccgctatcccttactgcaaatgaagtagtcgccaatgatcctTGTGGTACCAGCTAAcatgaccagtatgccataatcggGAACTTATTagcgtcgttcctgatgtgcccgaaaCACTCTTAGCTGGGcagtgacactttggaagcggttccatgtcgcttgtacagaggtgcttccggatgtgtggacttgatgaagaggcccagcagagcccactggtGGGCCCTCGCCACGtctaggcttactccgcttgagcaatcCGTATGCCCCGGTGTTCGATCACCTCCCGTTATCATTTAATTATGTACTGTGAAAAAAgaacaggccaagttccagtgggaacgtagagtcatatagagaaagaagaagaagcttaAACTGGAAATAATTACCTGACGTGATTTTAGTTCAATTCATATCAACTAGCTCATAACAAAATCCCGGACTAAAGCCTTTTAAACACCCATTGCAGATTTGGATTCGCGACGAAGACCTGCCCAATTCCCAGTACGGTCGACGGCGTCGACCAGGTTCCTCCTCCCTAACCGGCTACAGCACCGGGCGAAGTATTATCGTGTGGCTGGCGGTGGCCGATCTGTGCGCTTCGTTCGGTGTCTTTCTGCGGTCGGCCTTGTGGAAGTACATACAAAATGTGATCCCTCCGGATAGCGATGATGACGACACCACCAACGTTATCTTCTGTGCCGTCTCGTCGGCTTGGATCCAGTATTTCTACATGTGCACCTGGCTGTGGACGTTGTGCTATGCGATCAACGTGCGACGGCAGCTGGCCGGCTTGGGGGTAGCTCTCCGGACCTACCACCGGTACGTGTGGAGCATATCGGCGGTGCTAACAGCGTCCGGGCTGACGGTGCTATACGTTCCGGATGCCGAGTAAGTGTGGCCGAAgggagtgttttttttatttcttgactGAAAATAAATGTTCCCATTACAGCTGCCATAACGTGCACGACATCGGCAGTGCCTATCTGAGGATACTGCCCAACTACCTCACCACGTACGGGCCGATGGTCGCTGTGATGGTGGCCAACCCGGTGCTGTACTTCACGGCCTCCCGACAGGTCGACCGGCAGCTGGTGGCGCGCTTCAGCCAGATGACGTCGACCGAGCGCGATCTCATGACCAAGTTCAAGATGAAGTTCTCTCTAATCAACTTTGTGTTTTACGTGTGCTGGCTGCCGAATCTGCTCAACGGTATCATCCTGTGGACCATGTGGTTCTCGTTACCATTCCAGACGATCGTCACTGTGTGGTACGTTATGGTAAGGATCGTTAGAATTACCACATCTGAGGTACTGATACggtgtaatttgtgatttctgaCTCTTTTTGCAGGCTATAACAAATCCACTTCAAGCGTTCCTGAACACACTGGTGTACCAGAGGTGGAACTGCGGTTGGCGGTTACGAAGACATGAAGACAATGGGGAAGCCGAAGGCAGGGTATGTAGCTTTCAGATGGACCTTCTCTTGATATTTCAAGAGAAGGCTTTTGCTCTGCAGGAAGTGTCTCGACTCAGTGAAGAAATACGAAGATTTGATCTTgtaattcctctcaagaattctaGATTCGTCTGAGCAAttcacttggaattccttctgatatcCCACTCaagatttatcttggaatttcttagAGTATTCTTCTAacgattccaccaggcattcctgccgggatttttccaagggtttctcctggtatttccaaagggatttcttcaccatttctctgggatttctccagcattcttttagggatttgtcCTGCGATTCGCCCACAAATTTTACCCGGGATAATTTTTATTTCTCCTGCGTTTTCTCGGGAATATTCAGCGACTTTTCCTGAATTTCTTTATTAATCCTTCCTGAAGTTCCTTGAtgcatttctcctaagatttattcaggaattcctccaaaattctgtaaggattctccttttctttttttttttctaaaattctgttaagaattcctATTTTCAGTGATATTTCCATCATTTCATAAGAGatagtttctgagattccttaattgACTCCTCTCGGgattattttagggatttctccaagcattccgtcTGGGTTTCCTCACGGATTTTTCCCGAGATTCAATCAAGGATACTTGAATGATAATTAATGGGGGCTCTTCCCGGGATTTGTTCCgcaatacctcccagaattccttcattgattcctctcgGGGTTTCTTAATTGGTCTTCCAGGTTTTTTCCTCTGTctagcgattctttcagggatacttCCCGGAGTTCATTCAGTGCtttttcatgggatttcttccgacattctttcaggtattcctcaggagattcatttaggaattctttaGAAGTGTAAATTCAGAGATTTTTTACCACGATTCTTTATTGATTCTTCCCGAATTCCgaaaaatttccttcagggatttctcccgagttTCTTTTAAAGAATATGTCtgaatatgatattttttcaatgatttctccaggaatcctttgggaattccttcatagattcctgcctagttgcctttctcgtacaccaaggtgtaccgaaaggctatatgttcgctccaaaaacgactttttgatagagcccccggaggggtcaagtgttatataccaatcgactcagctcgacgagttgagatgatgtctgtgtgtatgtatgtgtgtgtgtgtatgtgtacaaaaaggtcacctcatttttagatagtaaatatgaaccgatttcaacgaccgatggttcattcgacgtggtatattgtcccattgtttcctattaaaaatggctcagatcggtccagccgttccgaagttatggccatttaggtgttccggaccggtaccccaggaaggggccagatatgcaaATGCAatcaacccatgcatgcgacccatcaaaccacggcattttcgattatctgatgaatgggaagtaggaaaatagtctcagactatatctgaaccggtagtgttccggaaccggttccgggtgtcccgccggaagtggccaaataagaaagtgaacataacccatgcatgcgacacgtcaaatagcagctttttcgataaccagttaaaTGATAAGCAGGATAATAGTTTCAggtcatatttgaaccggtagtgttccggaaccggttccaggtgccctgccggaagtggccaattaaaaaaagtgaaccaaacccatgcatgcgacacatcaaagagcagctttttcgataaccagataaacggtgagcagaaaaatagtttcagaccatatctgaaccggttgtattccggaaccggttccaggtttcgcACCGGAAGAGGCCAATCAAAAAGGTGAATCAAACcaggcatgcgatacatcaaatcaacaagaatgttcgataaccagataaacgggcagcaagaaaattgtctctgaccacacctgAGATTACCGGCAGTAAAGCCTGTATCTgctataatcgggacacagaagtacggctgcagCTCTGTAATAAATCGGTGAAATTGGCCAAactattgactgagaactctttggtgtatgttcatttgttgtgccaaatttcataaaaatcgatgcattgcttttaactgtggatgaaaaacaatcagacgtggttttaagcattttgtacaatcatgacaaattttcattcgcatagtagatggtacttttacgctacagttcaaagttctgtgatgataattatgaatttttgttaTCAGGTTCGATACTTATAGACACAATCTTGCAAAGTTTCATCAatttttatcaattggtttgaaagctactgcgaTGTTTGCCGATTCATATCTTTTGAGTTTCtctaccaattttcatgaaatttttacggAAGGTCGTTGATTatgtgtacactgtggtgcatatttgatcggacaaacgccgatttcatacaaaacggccaagtttgagatgatgtaactatggt contains the following coding sequences:
- the LOC109415854 gene encoding G-protein coupled receptor 143-like, with the protein product MADPTIQTFCCHNRIRSPPAVKLMSEFNTDGYIVVCIVSSVLGIAGAIYQIWIRDEDLPNSQYGRRRRPGSSSLTGYSTGRSIIVWLAVADLCASFGVFLRSALWKYIQNVIPPDSDDDDTTNVIFCAVSSAWIQYFYMCTWLWTLCYAINVRRQLAGLGVALRTYHRYVWSISAVLTASGLTVLYVPDADCHNVHDIGSAYLRILPNYLTTYGPMVAVMVANPVLYFTASRQVDRQLVARFSQMTSTERDLMTKFKMKFSLINFVFYVCWLPNLLNGIILWTMWFSLPFQTIVTVWYVMAITNPLQAFLNTLVYQRWNCGWRLRRHEDNGEAEGRRRNRHSHGATEATPLLQSQIFKPDSSSGSNVLLQESPIGLDPRPTRSINSCTLV